The sequence below is a genomic window from Nitrospinota bacterium.
ATGTTGGGCAGGCGCTCGTAGAACGGCTGCATTGTGTCCCAGAAATCCGGCTCCGAGCAGCCGACGCATCCGTGGCCCCCCTTGATCGGCCAGCTTGTGCCGTCGTTATACTCCACAAGCGAGCAGTTATGGTATGTCTGCGGCCCTTTGCACCCCATCTTGTAAAGGCACCAGTTCTTTTTCGCCCCATCGTCGCCGAACCTTTCCACATACTGCCCGGCGTCAAAATGCGCCCGGCGGGGGCAATGGTCGTGAATGCGCTTTGCGAACGCGAAAAGCGGCCGGCCGTGCCTGTCGGTCTTTGGCAGCGACCCAAGGAGCAGGTAGTTGACTATGGTCGCCACAGAGTTGATCGCGTTGTGCGGGCAGCCGGGTATGTTGATGGTCGGGATTCCCAGCGCGTCCCCCACTCCCACGGCGCCTGTCGGATTTGGCCGCTGGGCCTGGACGCCGCCGAATGAGGCGCAGGTGCCCACGCAAATCACGGCCGCCGCCCCCGCTGTCACCTCCTTGGCCAGATCGTAAGCGGTTTTCCCGCCTATGGTGCAGAATGCGCCAGGCTTGCCCCCCGGTCCGGGGGGAGTCCCCATCGGTATGGCCCCTTCGACAATCACAAGGTACTTCCCCTTGTTGTCAGCCATCGCTTTTTTAAGCGCATCCTCCGCCTGTGTCCCCGAGGCGGCCATGATCGTCTCCTGATAGTCCACCGAAAGGATGTTGAGCACAAGCTCCTCCACCGAAGGATAGCTTGAGCACAGGAAAGCTTCCGAATCGCCGGTGCATTCCTGGAAATGAAGCCAGATTACCG
It includes:
- a CDS encoding hydrogenase small subunit, with the protein product MCRTRSGLTGLEPDEKIKTLKGVDRREFMGFCATIAATLGLSPAFVPRIAEAVEGAAKKPSVIWLHFQECTGDSEAFLCSSYPSVEELVLNILSVDYQETIMAASGTQAEDALKKAMADNKGKYLVIVEGAIPMGTPPGPGGKPGAFCTIGGKTAYDLAKEVTAGAAAVICVGTCASFGGVQAQRPNPTGAVGVGDALGIPTINIPGCPHNAINSVATIVNYLLLGSLPKTDRHGRPLFAFAKRIHDHCPRRAHFDAGQYVERFGDDGAKKNWCLYKMGCKGPQTYHNCSLVEYNDGTSWPIKGGHGCVGCSEPDFWDTMQPFYERLPNIHVPGVEATADKVGFTLVGAAAAGAAVHAAYTFANRHKIGETDKKEGE